The DNA region CATGACGGCTTCGCAGTGCGCGTCGGCGGCGGACTGTCGTCCACACCGCGCCTTTCGCGCCATCTGGGCGCCTTCGTCCCGGTGTCGGAGGCGCTTGCGGTACTCCGCGCGATCCTCGACGTTTGGCGTTCAACCACCGAGTACCGGATGTCGCGGGTCAAGGCGCGGCTGAAGTTCATGATTGACGACTACGGCGTCGAGGAATTCCGCCGGCTGGTCGAGGCGCGCCTCGGCCATCCGCTCGAGGACCTTGCAGAGTTGCATCCGCCCAGTGCCGACGGCGACCACATGGGCATCCATGAGCAAAAGACGCCGGGCCGGTTCTACGCCGGCTTTCCGGTACGGCTGGGGATGATGACCGGAGGGCAGATGATCGAGCTGGCCGAGGTTGCCGAGAGCCTGGGCGGGGATATCCGGCTTACCCGTCGCCAGAACTTCATCCTCACGTCGATCCCGAAGGAGGGGCTCGACGAGGTTATCGCGCGCGTGGCCGAGATCGGCTTTCCGATCGACGCCAACGGGCTTTACGCCTCGTCGATTGGATGTATCGGCGATCCGCACTGCAACTACGCCGTCACTCCGACCAAGAGCAAGCTCGATTCGCTCATCGGGCGACTGGTAGCGGAGTTCGGCGAGCGGGCGGCGGGATTGAAGCTCAACCTCGACGGATGCCCGCACGCCTGCGCACAGCATTGGACCGGCGATATCGGCTTGCAAGGCACGACCGGGCGCGGCGCGCACGGCGAGCCGCTGGAGGCTTTCGACGTTATCCTGCGCGGCGGCCTGGGGCGCGACGCCGCGATCGGCAAGCCGCTTTTGCGCCGCGTGCCGTCGG from Candidatus Binataceae bacterium includes:
- a CDS encoding nitrite/sulfite reductase → MPRREPPNWETVLKRNSVERLKRELFPTELAGQWQRLVDTPYEHLPEEDIVRLQWFGLYHDKPKVGSFMMRVKIPSGILSPAGLRTIGEIAESHARGQGELTTRQNIQLHYVALERFPEILRQLEAVGLTTMGGCGDVVRNITGCPVAGVDRAELFDASALIAKAAAFFYGNREYSDLPRKHKITIAACPLQCNAPEINCVAMVGTREGGHDGFAVRVGGGLSSTPRLSRHLGAFVPVSEALAVLRAILDVWRSTTEYRMSRVKARLKFMIDDYGVEEFRRLVEARLGHPLEDLAELHPPSADGDHMGIHEQKTPGRFYAGFPVRLGMMTGGQMIELAEVAESLGGDIRLTRRQNFILTSIPKEGLDEVIARVAEIGFPIDANGLYASSIGCIGDPHCNYAVTPTKSKLDSLIGRLVAEFGERAAGLKLNLDGCPHACAQHWTGDIGLQGTTGRGAHGEPLEAFDVILRGGLGRDAAIGKPLLRRVPSAAVEDTVVRLFGGYLARRAADESFSAFCRRLDDAELVTLATGAGAADRPHGDSQSAAT